The sequence GCTTCATTTTCTTCCAGGTTCAGAGTTTAGGTTTGATTTTGTTGAGAGATACTTggattatattttcttaatttgttgaCGTTGTTTAAAAGTGATTCTAAACAAGATGATGTTGTTGAAATTTTGGAAAGCTTGTTGCAAAtagtaataaagttttaaagataaaatatttattctagAGTATTTCAACAAGTAatctttctttgatttgttttaataagaTATATTAGTATGCATGCTATGatcttatttcaattttttttatggctatTTGAATATATGGTTAATGTGCATACTAATATCTTTATATGTTTTGTATTGATTTGCAAGTTTGACATGGTGTGTTTGTACATATTTCACATATTTCTTATGCTCTctagttttaatttgaatatttaatttaattagaatatttATATCATGATAAACTAAATAATTCATTCTTGCTTATAGTTTTAAGAAGCATAAACAATAGATTTTCCTTGTACATCTAATTGGTTTAGAACACTCTTGTTATTATAAACTAAACTTGCTGACTAATCTAGCCTAATATGTTATATTGTACATGGACTTCTAATACTGCTAATCTTCTTCCAATACTCGTgagtgcatatatatatatatataatatatatatatatatatatatatatatatatatatatatgtgcgcGCACGCGCACGCGCACATcaataatacatatattttattagataaaaaaaaaattgatgacacAAAATCAACTAGGCACGACAACAACATATATTTGAGAAGATAAGACTTTAATTAAGATTCTTGTTAAGTGTAGGATATATAGAATTCTTGTTACATGGAAAAAGGGAAAGGGAATTGAAATTGATTGTTTAAGAATTTGATTGAAATGTGTAATATAATACGCTACTCCACTTTCTTATTACCTATAAATGATTGTTGGCAAGTATGCTGGTTTGTCAacaatattaaagtttaaacaaatattaatagtatagataatatatattttttattttttaaaaattatttttaatattacatatcaaaacaatccaaaaacattttaaaaaattaattttaaatattatttttcaaaatttacctAAATAAGTGTGTATTTGGCGTTGTGGTTGCGTTTACAATAAAACACCGTTTATAAGTGTTTGGTTAGATATTAACCACACATGTATTATTGCGGGTCCCACCCAAAATTGAGGCTGGAACTCAATTTCTTGAAAAGcaattttgatttgcttttagGGGCGTGTTCTCCTCTCTCATTCATCGATAATGCAGATTTATTACTAGCTGGTCTTCGTCATTTTGTTTTAGTAAGAAGAGAACTCAAAACTTCTTAAAACCGCCGTGCAGGGTAGCTTGTTCTTTCGcttccccttcttctttttctgctgCATGGAGACACTCTCCACTGTTTATGGTCTGGACCTGGTCCAGCTCAAACCTAAATACATTGGACTAGGTCTGacccattacaataaaaaaaaaatccaacaaaatttcttagatattgtgttttattaaaaaaaactagtgtttaatattattcaatggaaatatataattacattagaaggagatcgcatgatgacgtaacatttgcagaatttgatcgcaatcctaattttgttcctaatgatattttacctaatgttgttacatgctcaagaagccatggaaactgtagtccttgtcggatggattttatacgtgatggaattgtatatagtttaatggaacaatacaaaataatttatataaaatattgtttatttcatgatgtaataacaataattaaatctacaatatttcaattaaaaactatcaatattaatatgtcttttttagttattttataaccttaatttgaaaagcattcttaaccaaacatattgaactactttttgttcaactttaatttcaaccacagttttaaccaaacatatattttatcaaaCCAGTCtcaattaaaagtgttttttataaaacaatttttttcaaaccataactATAAAAACTATCATAATACCAGACACACTCTAAAAGATAATACCCAGCATTGAGTTTATTATAATATCCAGagttatatattataaaacaatttttttcaaaccatatcATTCAATTATGACTTAAAAGAAAACTTAGCTAAGACGGACTTGATGTTTTGTGTTATGCTCAGGTGCTATTTAAGATTTAACATGGTTCTCTGTATGTTATTTCCCCCTCGTCTGAGCTTAAGGTTGTGTTTAGAAATGTGGTgtaaaatatgtttataaaaattttgaattttttttttgtttaaaataaatttttttatatattttcaaatcgttttgatgtgctgatattaaaaataatttttaaaaaataaaaaaattattttgatgtatttctaagcgaaaaacactttgaaccaTCACTGCTACGACAATTCCAAACTTGCTCTAAATAGCTTAATTGTTGTTATTCATTAAATAATGTTATGTGACAGAACTAATTActatcaagttttttattatttatattttcagatttcttcattattttgattgatgaatcaaaagttatccactgtattttataaatattgcatactaaataaatataatataagtttCTTAGAAACTATTTGCGTATTAGATTGAACTAAATTGTTTAAGTAATAGccttataataatagttttaagttccaaatatttaaataaataaataaataacaattcttACAATTCTTGGTCATTAAAATTCTTACAAATATTccagagattaaaaaaaactaattatttttttttaaattaaacttttgaatataattaaggaattaaaaactcaaaatgctcaaataacaaaattaaaaaaattctaagccACTAAAGCTCTCTAAAAATTATTCTtgtaagaaattattttgaagatgttaaacaaataataagattacaaaacaacacaaatattgaaattaaagaaatcgtaaacaaataaaaaaaccctctaATATTCGCAGccattaaattctattttaaaaaatttccaaaaatatttaagataaaaagGTAGAaacttatcaaaaaattaaaaaatttaataacattttcgaataattttttaattttgtcaaattaaattttaattttatgaaaaaggcatttcaaataatttttttttaattttttttttcaagtgtttctATTTCATAAATGAATTACATGGTTCAACACAAACATCATTCATCGCACTTCCTGAAATTAACAGCCTACGAAATTGAGATTTACATCACTTTATTATACATACAAAACTACTTGTTTATGGAGCTTGGTGCCGAAAATAATACGGATCCTTTAATGTGTACGAACACATTACTTGGAATAAgatcctttttcttcatttttttttcttgtatttggaaaatttattaataaattaaatatttgataatttctcaaaaaataagtaatgaatattactttataattttaatatcttatCTTCTGTTTTGATATCAAAGATGACATGAACATCACCATTTTTCATTACAAATCCTCTATgtaatttcaaagttttcaattgttaagtttgaatttataaataatttgttttaaaaaattattgttttgatgtatttttaagtaaaaattattttaaaaagtaatttttactgttataaataacttgttttaaaaaatcatttgaaggaaaatatatggattatgattaaaaaaaaagcaatttaatttcagattttaCTTCAATGAAGTTGTGTTGCTACTCAGTATTCTTACAcgtactttaaaaataaagacattGGGATGACATGatgagcaaaaaaacaaaaaaacaaaagacaatatCACTTTTATAAGAGGATGATAAAAGCCAATGagtttaaataccaaaaacTGTTTAGctatatttctaatttctttattttaataaagaaaaactaacTTAGTAGAGGTAAAAAGCAATCTCGCAAATCAAATAGAATATAGAGTTTCTTACTTGGCTTTAatagattagaaaaaaagaaagaatttaaaGTAATGtaatttagataaaatataagaaagctataaacaagtagaagaaaaatctataaataaaagtaagaaaaagaaaaactataaataaataataaattatagaaagaaATTATGTATATGAGGTTGATTTTCAATAATTGAATTACCTATTTATAatgttatataatttaaatgaatattcatttatagtgtaaataaaaattaaatacacttttaaatatgTAGGTTATGCTTTTCCAACTTTATATCTTATAATATGAGTATTTGTGTATTTATCTTTGAGGATAAAGTTAAATCAATAGATGTTTGGAACGActtcaatattaatattcatgtttatttttatgttttaaaagtatttttgaaaaaaacttaaattttttacttcaaattaatatgtttttggtatttttagatccttttgatatgctgatgctaaaaaataattttttttgtttaaaaaattattttgatgcattttcaagtaaaaaatattttgaaaagcaatttccactatactttcaaataccccttaagtaattttatttaaaatcttcaacataaaattgaaatcatTAGTTTGgattcataatatttatttttgaaaaatgttttaaatctAAAGTAGGCAGCATAAAAGCGGCCGACAAAACAGACCGAAATACAAGAGGAAATATCCCGGTTTCAAGGACACTCTCGTAAAATCAATCCTTTTCCAACCCTCCTTCAAGCTAAATAATAAAACGATAAATAATAAAACGATCCACcgctttctcttttcttcttacTCGAATAACCTAACAAAGCCTCCTCTCTAATAATCAAATCGCCGATATGGGAACACCTGAAACTTCTCGAGAGCCGTGTCCTGATCGTATTCTCGATGATATTGGCGGCGCTTTCGGCATGGGAGCCGTCGGCGGCTCCGTTTTCCACTTCATCAAAGGCGTCCACAGCTCTCCAACCGGTACAAGGCTTATCGGGGGAACTCAGGCCGTTCGCATGAACGCTCCGCGTGTTGGTGGTAGCTTTGCCGTCTGGGGAGGCCTCTTCTCCGCCTTTGACTGCTCAATGGTTTACCTCCGGCAGAAGGAAGATCCATGGAACTCAATCATAGCTGGCGCTTCCACCGGTGGCTTCCTATCCATGCGGCAAGGACTTGGCGCGTCGGCTCGCTCGGCTATGTTTGGTGGCGTGTTACTGGCTTTGATTGAAGGAGCTGGGATTATGCTGAATAAGGTAATGAGTGCTCAACAGGATATGCCTGTTATTATTGAAGATCCTGTTCCTGCTATGGCCGGTGGGCCTGGTTTTCCTATGGGCCAGCCCCACGCCCAGGCCCAAGAGGGTGCATCTGTGAGTGGTTCGGAGTCGGGTTCGTGGTTCGGTGGGTGGTTTGGAGGAGGGAAGAAGAAGGAATCAGAGGCGAGTAGTAGTGGAAGCAAGACCGAGATTTTAGAGAGTTTTGATGCTCCACCAGTACCAAATTTTGAATACaagtaacaaaaaaatgaaaaggatgaGCTTGTTCAGGGTTCTATCAACTTGTTATTAGGAGGTAAAAGATTTTGGAACTTGCGAAGGTCCAAACTTGCTGTACTGGATTGTTGTCCGCTTTAAATCTAATTTCTCTGTTTGGATTATGAAACAGAGTTGCATCAATGTATAATAATTCACTgccaattttgtattttttttctaagtttttgttgttgAGATTAACAGTTTTCTGCTGGATGATTATTCTCAATGTCAATGGTTTAGCTATGGGAAATAGTATCTCAATGTCATGAGGCAAAGCTCTGGCTTGTTGAAATTTGGTTTTACAATAACAGTCTGTATTTGGCTGTgcctttatcttttaatgttatTGGCTACTGAAAGATTTTGTGCTGAgtgtttgaatttgatattCTTATGTTTACTTCAATTAGTAGTGCGTTCTTTTGTAGCTTCATCTTGTGCCTTTGCAGTGGATCTTAAGGGTCTGCTTCTTTGCCAAGTTGGTAGGGATATGCGGATTGGAATTtactctctctgtttttttttagctcaGGGCTTCATTGACCCTGTAcgaattcatgatttttttgtgcCTTCTCCTTGTATATGTATTTGTTTGTTGGGTTTCTTGTCTATGCATTTGTTCTTGGCCACATTGAATATAAACTGGTATTGTTGCTCATCTTTCGAGTCTCGTCCTCTTCAGTCATGGAAAACTAGCGATTTACCAACAGCAGTAAATGaacatgtttatttgttttgtgcTCATTGAAATTGCTTGCATTAGGAAAAGCAAGATGGAGAAAAGGGTGAGGGGAAGACGAGTTGTTTGAGCCACCAAATATAGCTGGAGATACAATATGTTGAGAATGAACGGCGTTTACTTTAGCTAGCTAGTTGTGCTAATTTATTGACCACAGCAGTCGGAAAATTGGGCAGCTCCTATTCATACTCCTGTAAAGATTACTTTATACTTGACATTACCTGTTACCTGATTCATTGTTGCTGCCCCATTTGTGTTAATTCTAGGTGGAGGAAAAGGGATGTGTTGTTGACTGCGTTTCCTTTTGATGGGTTTGCAATTGTTAGTATACCAAAAGAAATAGGATTCATAACCCTCTTAGCAGAATTCATTTGCGTTAATGTCATTTTATTGCCTGTATTATAGCTACTTGGTTACTGAGAATAAGTTGGTATGATTGCTCCTCTCTATGTTGGTCTACTTCTGCATGTGttctgataatttttttttaccaatattTGTTTGTTGAATGATGCAATCGATGCCCTTGTTTTTCTTCCACGCTGCAAGACAAATTCAGGCTATATGGAGCCGTAAATATGCACCGTTGGTGCAGGCTTTTCTCCCAAAATTGTGCCATGTTGGTAAATTTGAACATATGTTTTATTTGTGATatccataaatatatatagtccAGTGTTTTATACTCGAATGTTGAAGAGTTCTCCTGCTGATTTTGAAACCCTCACTGGTTCATTGCTATTTATTCAGTGATGCGATTCTCATATCCTCCACTGCAATCTGTTTCCTTGCGCATCATTCTGAACTCGAGTCTAGTTCGgctgccgccgccgccgccgcgcCTGTGTTTTTTGTCTATTTTCCTCTCTTTCATAACACAGATGAtttcttcatataatttttttttatgggtctATTTAGTTTACAGCTCATATGATATCTATCTATATTTAGTTCTTCATCTCCTAGTAtcttaacttataaaataattattttttttatatataaaaaatataatatggatTAGTCTCAAACAACTTTCATCaatatattcaattttaatagatcattaataaaaaatatttaaaaacaatgctttgttagaatataaatttcataatttataagtttataatgaaatcataaaaatattcataaaatttttaatttcataatatgtgttaatcttaataatttttatttatgttaattttataacaactttataattttctttacaaagtattttttgtctcaaaaactttatctttattttagatttattaatcaaatattaaattaattaaatattttatgaatataaaaataaataaacctttattaaaattaatatatttctataaataaaatcaatatcatATATAACCAATCAAATCAAAAGCATATATACTAAACATCATTTTCCTTAAAGAGTTTTGTCTATATTtacctctttattttttcttaagaacgagaatttttttttatttcatttatgttGTTGTCGGCTTTCAaagattttcataaaatattttttttaatcaaacttcatataataatttaattgacaaaaacatactttgttttaattttttttttttaaaaacaaacacagtaaaacatgtaaatattttaagtATAACAAATGCCTTTTAATTAAGAgttgttttttacatttaaaaagtgtttttaaatttttttattttaaattaattgtttttgaattgttttaatatattaatattaaaaataattttaatttttttttaaatatattttaaaaacaaaaaaaataatccaaaccaAATCCAGTCCAAAAATTTCTCTGATGTATATAGCCGAAGACAAAAACACATTAAGCCGGCCCAATGTAACTGTACTGTCCTGTCCAAAAAGCCCCCAAAACTAAACAGATTTACAGATCATGGACAGATATCATGACCAGATATTATAGACATTTTGATATTCGAGGACATGCGATGCGACTGTCACTCTTACTTCCACACGCTCTTCACTGTAACTCTCACAGCCttcccctctcctctctccCACTACTCCACCGCACCATGGCCGCCGCCGCCACCGCCAACTTCGAGTCCTTAAGCCCATCAAACACGCGCGTGGGTTGGATCGGAACTGGTGTCATGGGCCGCTCCATGTGCGGCCATCTAATAAAAGCTGGTTACAAAGTCACCGTCTTCAACCGGACCCTTTCAAAGGCCCAACCCTTAATCGACATGGGAGCTCGCCTGGCTCAATCACCTCTCGCTGTCGCTTCCCAATCCGACGTCGTCTTCTCCATCGTCGGCTTTCCCTCCGACGTCCGCAGCGTCCTCCTTGACTCCACTTCCGGCGCCCTCCCAGGACTCCGCCCCGGCGGCGTCCTCGTCGACCATGACCAACATCTGAAACCCTCCCTAGCCGCGGAGATTTCAGCAGCCGCCACTATAAAGGACTGCCACTCCGTTGACGCCCCCGTATCCGGAGGCGACCGCGGCGCCAAGAACGGTAGCCTCGCAATTTTCGCAGGAGGAGATAAAACAGTCATCGAGAGGCTAAGTCCCCTATTTGCCCTCATGGGGAGGGTTAATTACATGGGTGCCCCCGGGAAAGGTCAATTTCGCAAAATTGGCAAAATCAGAATAACGATAGCATCAACAATGGTTGGATTAGTAGAGGGAATTATTTATGCCCATAAAGCTGGATTAAATGTTGAATCTTATTTAAATGCAATCTCAACCGGGGCAGCAGGGTCAAAGTCACTTGATTTATATGGGAGTAGAATTTTAAAGAGGGATTTCGAAGCTGGATTTTATGTCAATCATTTTGTGAAAGATTTAGGGATTTGTTTGAAGGAGTGTCAAAATATGGGACTTGCTTTGCCAGGATTAGCTCTGGCCCAGCAGCTTTATTTGTCTCTTAAGGCTCATGGTGAAGGGAAATTTAGGTATCAAGTTTATTTTGGCTCTGGAGAGGCTTAATAATGTTTCTCTTGAGAATTTGGCTTCTTCCATTTCGGCTGCGAATTAGACCGGTAACATTATTGAGGTGTGAGGAATAATTGTAACTACTACATAGTCTTTGTTATGAGTGTTTGGATTATGATGTTTTACAATGTGCTCTTTTGAAACTCTGCTATACTGTTATACTGGTTGGCATATGATGTTTGTAGAAATGTGTTTTTCGGGTTCTGTACTCCCCTGCTTTTAGAAACTAGGAAACCTGGCTTGGTGAATGTCAGGTTTTGCTTAGAATTTTGCTATGTTTTATCATGCCCTTGACAAGCTGTTATCAGGTGATGTATAAtctggattttttttgcttcagacTCAGCTTCATTCTGCCTCCAGGAAGCTGCCTGCGGGAATGGTGCAGCTCATCCCTTGTGGTCTCTTCCTGGTTCCTGTTGATAGTTTTACCGTTTGGATTTCGTTTAGTTGATATGTTACGGTTGTTTGATAGCTGATTTCGCTTGTCCCAGAACTGTGTCATGCATGGTGAGGACCGTCCAATATCtagcatttataatttttcgaATTGATTATTATATACTCAAATTTGCATGTCACTCTCCAATATCGTAGTCCATTTCAGGGTTAACTCTTCAAACCAAGATAGTAGACAATTTAAACTTGATgagttatatatttaaaaagtctAGATTTATTCAAATTACAATCATATATGAATTTAAACTAAGTAAAATGGTAATTGACGAGGGATGAAATTTTAGGTTCTATAAAACCTACAAGATTGGACTGAGAGATGTTTATATGATCACAACAAATACCTTAGATAATAAGGCTAGCTAACATTCCCATGAAGACTGAACATAAATAAGGCTTCTACACCCAGACCCGGATGCGTAACTTCAGGTTAAACATGGTCAACTCAACactaattttagagaaaaacttTGTTAATGTAATTAAATGAATAGCTGATTTATTTGTCTAAATGTCCCTTAAATATATCTCATTATTGTCATCCAATAATACATAATCcataaaagttcttttttttaaaaacaactttgtAACGTCTTGTTTGTCTCTTTAGGCATGTCCTTACTAAGTCCAAAGTTGTAGGTGACAATAGCCCTATGCCTACTTCTTGGCATGGCACAGAAATGGGTTCAAGATTGTATAACAATGTTGCtctaaataaagataataaaaaaatttttcataaaaaacatatcttttGTCATTTCTAAATTGTTTTGGCAAATACATACAACACGTTAATGCTCTTTTCCACCATAATCAAAGCTTCTAATGCTCTTTTTCTATATTATGCTAATTTAAGTATAAaggtttttaacataaaaagaagACTTGCACATTTTAGAGAGATCTTTCTCTCTatccttttactttcttctaGTATAATTATTAGAGGTTTTCTGAATTGTATTGTGTTGTGATCACATGCCTACTTTCTGCAGGGTAAACTCGAGAGGGATGGtgcatttgttattattattcattaaatatGCGAGATATATTTAGGTGTTTGGCGTGGGGTTGGGAAGGACATTCTGTTATATAAAGCTTTTATTGATTACGACATAACAATTGATTGGTGTTccatatatataagttttttcagAGTGATTTGTTGAAACTTGAGGGATTATATATGTTTTCGTTGCTTCATATaaggttaattattattttcttttgatagaATTGATCTcttagtttttaagaaaaaacgactaaattaaattgaactGTTTTAGTTTTGGACTGGTTTtagtttgtttaaattaattttaaaaaaattaaaaaaccttactaagttggttttattcttttattgacAAACGGTCAAGGAACCATTAAAGCTAATTGCTATAAGtatatgtttaatttatatagttattacaTCGTAGTGTTTTGCAAGCAACGCCACGCAACTTCGTGTTTTAGCTGAGTGCGCGCGAAAGACTTGAAGGAGATCACTAatgactttttttaatcttcaaacAGTTGAATATTGATAACAGTATATAGATGCCGAAATCTGAGCATATCACCTCTATAAATATCCTTTCTCTGTAGTTCATACTTGCACGATTCAACCCAGAACAACAGCTAAACCTCACGAAATGTCGGAATAgcccatttgtttttaattacttCCTCACCTCatccttttccttctcaactCAATTTCTGATCAAGACAAGCCAGTTCTACTAAGAATGAAACACTGGAAAATCGTTGTCTCTTGAGCATGGACTCATCAAACTCCTTTCATTGGCTTGAGGCTGGAGTAGTCTGTCCGATAACTCCTCACTACTCATCCTTGATAAAAGAACACTATCTGGGAATATCACCTTTACTTTCAGACCTTAGAGTCACATTTATCACTTTCTAATAACAATATTATTGGAAAGTTCCTGTAGCTGTACATAAATTGTCCAAGTTGGAGATCTTAGACATCTCAGAACTAATTGTTGGCACAATTCTGATGATATTGATGTTGGCTGCCTCTCATCTTAACCTTTATGCAAATAACTTTCTGGTAATATTGAGCCATGGACTGTTCCAGAGTAAAGAACTCTGGTTTATGAAATCAGTTCAACGGCACTTTCCTCAGAATAGGCATTGGTCTAACTTGAGAGTTATCTATGGTCACATGGTTTTTCCATCAAGGTTCATTCCAGTTCAACCAGCTGAAGAACTGAGAGTTGTGGATTTCCGGAGCGAATTTGATTGGCGAGATTCCACAAATGTTGGAGAAATGGTGGCTTGGGCACTTtggatttatccttaataaacTACTGGGAAATATTATTCCTGGCAGTTTTTCATGGTGATAATTTGAGAGTGCTGTTTCTTCACGACGAACAAATTTCTGGGGAAATTCCTCGGGTTGTTGAAGCTTGAATTTGACTTCCGTCGATCTTTCGGCGAAACAATCTGACTGGTACTAATCCGTTGGATTTTGGGAAGCTGACAAATTATCAGGTTTGAGAGTTTGTTCTTGAATCAGTTATCTGGTGAGATCCCAGAAAGCATTGGTATCGT is a genomic window of Populus alba chromosome 18, ASM523922v2, whole genome shotgun sequence containing:
- the LOC118051601 gene encoding mitochondrial import inner membrane translocase subunit TIM17-2 → MGTPETSREPCPDRILDDIGGAFGMGAVGGSVFHFIKGVHSSPTGTRLIGGTQAVRMNAPRVGGSFAVWGGLFSAFDCSMVYLRQKEDPWNSIIAGASTGGFLSMRQGLGASARSAMFGGVLLALIEGAGIMLNKVMSAQQDMPVIIEDPVPAMAGGPGFPMGQPHAQAQEGASVSGSESGSWFGGWFGGGKKKESEASSSGSKTEILESFDAPPVPNFEYK
- the LOC118051600 gene encoding probable 3-hydroxyisobutyrate dehydrogenase-like 1, mitochondrial, producing the protein MRLSLLLPHALHCNSHSLPLSSLPLLHRTMAAAATANFESLSPSNTRVGWIGTGVMGRSMCGHLIKAGYKVTVFNRTLSKAQPLIDMGARLAQSPLAVASQSDVVFSIVGFPSDVRSVLLDSTSGALPGLRPGGVLVDHDQHLKPSLAAEISAAATIKDCHSVDAPVSGGDRGAKNGSLAIFAGGDKTVIERLSPLFALMGRVNYMGAPGKGQFRKIGKIRITIASTMVGLVEGIIYAHKAGLNVESYLNAISTGAAGSKSLDLYGSRILKRDFEAGFYVNHFVKDLGICLKECQNMGLALPGLALAQQLYLSLKAHGEGKFRYQVYFGSGEA